The sequence ATATTCATCCAAACCCAAATCAGCTTTATAATTTTTTGAAACGCCTAAATCATCATACATATAAGTGAGTGTTAGGTCATAAGGGACGGTTTCTTCCGCGGAAATTGAAATTCGTTTATTGAGATTTAATCCTGTGGCTAAGATTGTGATTCCAAACAACAAGGTAATCGACACTACCGCCATCACACGATAAGTCGAACGAATTTTATTCGAAACCTGACGCATCACGAACATGTTTAAGTTTGTGTAGTATCGTGCACGCCCTAGGCGTACAATACGCTCCACAAACCCTGCCAAAGATTTAAATAAAAGTATCGTCGCGAAGATTCCGATCCCTACTATAATTGGCATAAAGAAAATCAGTTGACCTGCTTTAAGCACCCACAAATAATCAAAAATTAAGATAGCTAGCGCACTGATTAACTGAAATAAGGTCCATCCCACAGAACCCTTTGGCATCATTTCTTGTGTTCTATGAGCATTAAACAATTCATTTAACGTAATTTTATGTAATTTCCGCTGATTTAAAAACATAATAAGTATGAAAATACCACTAAAACAATAAATAGTTCGCCGCGCACCATTGATCGAAAAGATAAACTGATAATGAATCGGAACAGCCAATATCGTTCCCATCATCACCCCTGTAATCTGCGATAAAATATAACCAGTGAAAAGACCCATAAAAAGAGCAGCAAGCCCAATCAAAAATGTTTCCGACATAAGTATTAACGACATTTTAAAACGAGACATTCCTAAAAGCATATAGAGTCCAAACTCTTGTTTACGTCTTCCAATAATAAAATTATTTGCGTACACAATAAGAAACGCAAATATCACCACAACTATCACTGAAATGACATTTAGAGCCTCTGATACAAGTTTAAAGGTACGTCCCATTTGATTTGTGAGTTCCAAGATTACAGCTTGATCTTCAAACGATCCAAAAATATAAAAAAGAGCTACAGAAAACGCCAATGTCACAAAGTACACGGTGTAATCTTTATAACTCTTTCTTACATTTTTGAATGCCATTTTAATAATCATCGATGCAACTCCTTTATCGTATTTTATCACACTTTGGTAAACAAGCACCTTACATTCTCGTAATAAAAAAGAATAACATAAAAGTTATTCTACGGCGATAAAAATATCAATACGACCATCCTCATAATATTTTTCAAAATCAATTGTATAAGCACGGTTTAATTTCCCTGATGTCTCCAACGACCAAATTAATTTCCACGTATTCAGAATACCGAAATCATCTGTTATATCAACAGGAAATACTTGATAATCATTGCGATCATCCACAACCAATAATTCACTCGTTTGTTCATATTCTGTCGCAAGTCCAAGTGAATACAATCCTTTATAGTCTGTCTTGTAATCCGTGTAAACTGCATATTTTGCTGCATCATAATGTGGTAATGATGTGTTAAACCGCTCCCACATTGAAGCAAGTTTTTGTTCAAACTCTGGATCATCAAGACTATTTGTACGAATATCTTCTCTTATAAATAAATTCATGGAAAGCTCCTTTTATACTACAACTATAATACAACATTCTATAAAAAAAACTAGATGATTTCTCTAGTTTCCTTTAATAATTGACTTACTTCCAAAATAGGTTGCGCTAAAGTAGATTAAATAGATTGCCATTACACCAAAACATGTTAAGCATGTAGGGACAATACTACTTGCTTTTAACCCTGCTAAGTCTAAGTTTACATTCACAGCGCGAATGCCCACCCAAGCATGAATTGCTGCCAGTAAGAGTGGTATAAAAAAGTATAGTGCAACTTGTTTAAAGATTGATTGATTTATCATCTTGGAATCAGTACCCAGTTTGGAAAGAACTCTGTAGCGCGCCTGATTATCGTTCGCCTCTGAAAGTTGTTGGAGGGCAAGAATAACACCACTACTAATCAAAAAGACAACACCCAGGTAAAGTCCCATAAAGGTAAATACCAATTCAATCCCCAATAACATCTCAAAAAGTTCTTCCGAACTAACGCTTATGATATCATTTTGATCATACCCAAGTTCCAAAAGTTTCTGTTCAATTGATGTTTGAACCACTGCACTCTGATCTGCATTGATGTTATAAATTGTAGTCATCGTAACCGGGTTTGTTTGAGCTGATTGTATTTTCTGTAGTGTTTCTGTACTCATAAACAAGATAATATCATTGAAGTCGCCATTTCTTACACTCATATCCGTAATGTTTTGATCGTCAATCACATCCAAAACTTCATTCCCTAAGCTGATCAATCTCGTGTTGGATTTATAATCTTTGTAATTATGTTTTAAACCATAAGGGTAGACTGTTTGGTTCTTAAGAGCAATCGTAGGTAAACCATGAAGTTCACGCATTGTATTGTAGTCATTAAGATCCGCTAAATAAAGACGCGGTGTTTGTTCGTTTTTACCAACCTCAACGATATTTTGTAAAACTTCCACCGTATATTCTGAATTATAGATGTTCATGGATACCAAAGCGTCGGCTTTTTGTTGACCGAGAAATGTCTCAACGTCACGATCACGATTGCTTGTTGAATATGGAATCATCAAAGTGTAATCAAAAGGCGTATTACGCTTTACCTGTTCATCCATAACCGAATTTAAATTAAATCCTGTCGCAAGTGTTGCAATACCAAACAGAAGTAAGAGACTAACCACCGCCATCATTTTGTAGGTGGTATTCACTTTTGAGGCAACTTGTCGAAATACAAATACGTTTAAATTCTTAAAATAGATACGTTGATTCATTTGCATAAACTTAAGCATAAATCCAGAAAGTGCTTTAAAAACGATAAAAGTAGCGAATGAACCCAAAGCAATTATAAAGGGCATGAATAGTACGAGATGAATGGGTACTAATGCCCACTTATATGCAAGAACGAGAAGCACGATACCAATGATAAATAGTATTATCGGATGTTTGTTTTCGGTGGTTTCATTTACGCGTTCTGCTTGAAACAGTTCAATAACTTTGTGTTTTCGAACTACTTTACCATTGAATAATAAAACAATAATAAAGATTGCGGAAAAGCTCAGGATTGTTTTAATTGTTGCTTTAATAGAAAAAATAAAATGATAGTTTACATTTGCCTTCAAAAGTCGCGCACTCGCGATCGCGGTAAGTTGTGACCCAACATATCCTAGAATCAATCCTGATAATAATGAGATAACACCAATATAAAGTGTTTCATACGTTAAAATTTTAGAAATTGTTTTTTTAGGCATTCCGAGTAATGTATACAGGCCCAGTTCTTTTTGACGACGACGAATGAGAAACTGATTTGCATAAAGAATTAAAAATGCAAAAACGACTGAAATGATTGCCGACATCACGTTCATGGTGGTCACCAATGCTTGAACAGCTTGACCTTGGCCCGATGTCATTTTTAAAATAGATGATTGTTGTTCAAACGAACCAAATATATAGAATAAGGCTACCGAGAAGGTGAGCGTAATAAAATATACAGAGTAATCTTTGTAACTTTTCTTAACATTTCTAAGTGCTATTTTTAAATACATAGAGGTCTCCTTTATAACGTAATAATCGTTGTAATCACAAAACTTGATAAAGCTTGTCCGATTGCTTGTTCCTCTGCACTCATTTCGGAAAGCATGGGTTTGTTTTGCGTCTTTTCATCGTGTTCTCTTCGTTTATCATTTCTGATTTCATAACTTCTTATCATAGTTTTTAAGTGTGTTTTCATATACATTCTCCTTGTTGTATTTAGTATAGATTGAATCCGAATTTTGAACCATCGAATCTTCTTACACTAAACTTACAACATTGTCATATAAAAAAAACACACCGTAAGGTGTGTTTAATCTTCAAGGGTAATGACTTTACTTGAGACACAGGTAATGATGAAATATACAAGATACATTACAATAATTGCACTGGTTGTGAGTATTGCAGGCATCATGGTATCGGGTGCGAGTCCTGCAAGATTCAAGTTCACATTCATCGCCTTAATACCGACATAGGCGTGAATTAACGCAATGATAAGCGGTAAAAAGAAGTATATTGAAATTTGTTTAAGAATAGAGTTCTTAATGAGTTTGGAATCTGCTCCAAGTTTTGAAAGTACACGATAACGTGCTTGATTGTCACTGGCTTCTGAAAGTTGTTGGAGGGCTAAGACAACCACACTACTCAACAAGAAGACAAGTCCTAAGTAAAGTCCAACATAAGTAAATAATAGTTCTGTTCCATTCATGGATTCTTTCACTTCATCAGAACTTATGATGGAATGGTACAATCCCAAAGATTTTCCTTCGAGACTGTCTTGAATCGTAGAAACAAGTACATTCTGTGCTCCATCAACATCGATGTTATACACAAATGTGTTTTGATTCCACGCATCGTTTGAGATCATCTGTGATTTCAAAGTTGGAAGGTAGGAATCATTTACTACAAAAAGTGCACCATGAATCATGGATCCATTCGCAACTCTTACAGGTTTAACATCATGATTTGCTTGAAGATTGAACGATTCACCAAGCACTTCAATCGATTTTAGTTTCACTAAGTCGGTGTTTTGTAAACCTGCCGTTGGCGCTTTTTGGAAAAAGATTTCTTGTTCTGATAGATCAATTGGTTCAAACCCTTCATGCATCCGTAATGCATTAAAATCAGACTGTGTCATAAAGAGAATGCGTTGATTACGATAAATATCTTCATGCATTCCCATAGCCTCTGCTTCAAGTCCAAGATCATAAATCGATGCAGAGACATGATTTTTAAGCCCCACAACATCTTCAAATAAACTTGAGTAATCTTGACCTTCAGATCCCGAAACAACAACACTGACATCATATCCAGTTGCTTTCTCAACTTCATTGCCGAGAACATAATTTAAATTGAATGCCGTCGCAAGGGCACCGATTGCGATCAAGAGCATGAGGGTAATTACTGACATCATTTTGTATGTCGAACTAATTTTCGCACTTACCTGACGAAAAACAAAACTGTTTAAACCCTTGTTGTAGCGTTTTTGATTTATCTGCATAAACTTAAGCATAAACCCAGAAAAAGAAAGGAACAACATAAAGGTTCCCAACGCTCCTGTCACAAGGACTAAGGGAAGCAAACGAATCAGTTCTAAAGGTTTTAATGCAAGTTTGTAAGCATATCCAATAAGCACACATGCCAGGATAAAGATTACAACACTCATCCAAGTTTTGCGCACTTTAAGCGTCTCATTTTGACGCTTCGAACGTAGAAGATCGATTAACTTGTACTTATTCAAGATCACGCCGTTAAAAATCATTACAACGATAAAAATCATCATAAAGCATAATATTGTTTTAAACGTGGCGGACATGGAAAATACAAAATGATATTGTGTTGAAACACTTAAAACCTTAGCACTCAAAAGCGTTGTAATTTGTGATAAGGCAAGACCCAAGAGTAATCCTGATCCTAATGAGAACACACCGATATAAAGCGTTTCATAGATGAGTATGCGAGATATATAACGTTTGGGCATACCTAATAAAGTATAGACACCCAATTCCTGATGACGACGCTTAATTAAAAAATGATTCGCGTAAAGAATTAGGAAGGCAAACACAACCGCAGCAACAATCGACATCGCATTCATAATACGAATTAATGCTTCAACCATCGATCCTTGCGATGTACTTAAATTCATAATCGAAGCCTGTGCTCCAAAGGAAGAAAAAACGTAGAAAAGAGATACCGAGAAGGTTAAAGTAATGAAATAGATAAAGAAATCTCGATAGCTCTTCTTAACATTACGAAGCGCGAGTTTAGAGTACATTAGCGGAATCGCCTCCAAGTAAGGTTACAACGTCAATAATCTTATCAAAAAATTCTTTACGACTATCATTTCCTCGTACCAATTCATTAAAGATTTTTCCGTCTTTGATGAAAAGAATGCGTTTCGCATAACTTGCACTGAAGGCATCATGGGTTACCATCATGATTGTTGCTTGTTCTTGTTCGTTTAATTCTTGAAGTTTCTCAAGCAACATACGACTTGATTTTGAGTCTAATGCTCCTGTCGGTTCATCCGCTAAAACAAGACTTGGGTTAGTGATTAATGCACGGGCCGAAGCGACACGTTGTTGTTGTCCACCTGACATTTGATATGGAAATTTTTGAAGAACCTCTTCGATATCCAAAAGACGGGCAACACTTTGAATGCGTTGATCAATTTCTTTATGATTTATATTTTGAATTGTGAGCGCTAAAGCTATATTCTCATATGCAGTCAGTGTATCCAGTAAATTAAAATCTTGGAAGATAAAACCAAGTTGTTCACGTCGGAATCGTTGTAAGTGATCTTTCTTAAGTTTTGTAATATTTTGACCATTCACACCAATGGTACCGCTGGTCACCGAGTCAATTGTGGAAATGCAATTAAGAAGCGTCGTTTTACCAGAACCTGATGGTCCCATAATTCCTACAAACTCCCCTTTTTCAATTGTGAATGAGACACCATCAAGTGCCTTGGTAATATTTCCTTTTTTACCGTAGTATTTTTCGATATTGTTTACATCTAGTATTGTTGTCATAAGCAACCTCCTACAATTAGTCTAAAGAATTCTTGATGGTACTACCATTCATTATCATTACAGTTTTATGACATTATTGTCACTTACTTTTATTATAGTGTATTTGGACAAAAAAAACCTCGATCTCGAGGTTACTTAAACATCATTTGTGATTTTGGAAATACAAAGGTTACACAGGTTCCCTCATGACTCTCAATTTTAACGTCCAAATTGAGTTTACGGCTTAAGGTTTTCACAAGATACAAGCCCATACCTGTCGCTTGTTTATTTTGACGTCCACGCTCACCAGTAAACCCGCGCTCAAAGACACGTTCTAAATCTCCTACAGGTATTCCTGGACCATTATCACAGATTATAAGTGATATTGAATGTTCTTGGATTGAAGTTGTAACATGAACAATGCCTTCGCCCTCATCCACATACTTTAAGGAATTAGAAAGCACTTGTTTTATCATAAACTCAAGCCACTTCGGATCACTATAAACATTTGCTTCGGTTACATCCAATTCAATTTGTATCTTTCGTTGAATAAAAATGGGTGCGAGTTCTTTAATCACATTACGAATGTGTGTATTTAAATTGAGCGCTTGAATCATATAATCTTTTTCAAGTGAACTTGATCGTGCATAAAAGAGCACCTGTTCAAGGTAATTTTCAACATGACTCATTTCACGCATCAACAAATTCATCTCCGCACTTGAATGGTTCGAAGCAATTAACTTTGCACCGGCCAAGGGCGTTTTAACTTCATGGATCCAAAGTTCAATATATTCTTTGTAGTCTTCTTGACGACGCTTATAATCACTGACACGATCAGCCATCGACTTATTCACTTCTTCCATCACTTCAATCCAAAGCGTCGCGTCCAAAAAACAACCCTCAGGAATCATTTCCGTCAAAAGATACTTTTGGTCCAAACCTTCCAAATTCATCAACAGTTCATCATAAAATCGTTTTCGGCGTGAAAACTCTACCACCAATACCACAACCAACACCAAGCCCAGTAGAAACATAACAATCCCAACAATTTCATGTTGAACACCCACTGCTGTTAGGAAAAACAAAACAACCACTTCCAAAACCCCAACAAGAATCAGAAGATATGCTTTATCCGCCAAAAAATCTTTAGTTTTCATGAATTGTATATCCCATCCCACGCTTTGTCTCGATAAAGTCCACAATTCCAATTTCCTCAAGTTTCTTGCGTAATCGATTAATATTTACTGTCAAGGTATTATCATCCACAAACCAATCCGTATTCCATAGGTACTGCATTAGATCTTGACGTGAAACAATACTCCCCTTATTCGCAATCAAATATGAAAGAATTCGTAATTCATTTTTCGTAAGTTCTTGTTCTTGTCCCATATAGCGTACCATTCCACGGGGTGTATCCAACTCTACACCCCTAAGCACAGTTACTGCGTTATCATTTTTTTCATAAGCACGTCGTAAAACAGATTGTAATCGTGCCAATAGGATTTGTAAATTATATGGTTTGGTAATAAAATCGTCCGCTCCTAAGTTCATCGACATAAGTTCATCCATCGTACTGTTTCGACTTGTTACGACAATAATCGGAACGGCACTGATTTTACGGATTTCTTTTGCAAGATAGTGACCTTCAACTTTTGGAAGTGATAAATCCAAAAGCACACAATCAGCCACCTCTTGTTTAAACGTTTCCATAACGTTTTTAAAATCAGTAATGAGGGTTGTCTCATATCCGTTCTTTTTTAAGAAACTGCTCAATTCATTACGAATCGTATCGTTATCTTCAATGATCATGATTTTATACATACACTGCCTCCAATTAAATCTATTATACACGAATCTTGTTTAAGGTTTTCTTAATTTGAACTTCTCCACTCATGGTATAATACACATAAAGGAGGATTCACCATGAATCTTATAATCTATCAAGACGCTCACACACTTTCGCTCCCTGAATACATCCGTCAATCCTTAACGGATAAAGCAGAGCTTGCACATATACGACTCCTTAATGGTAATTTCTATATTATTCTTAACTATCCCAGTTCACCCGAGAACATTCAACCCATCTGTATTGAACAAATCGGTTTGGACTTTAATCTCTATTGTCATGAGTCCGTCTCTTTTTCGTCGGATGTTCGAAATACTTCCTTAACGGACCTTCTCTTGCATACGCTTAAAAACTACGAAGTCATGGTCCAAGTTATTAACGCCAAACTTTCTGAATATGAAGAGTCGATGGAGAATCTTGTTACGAAAGCAAACATTAAAGCACTTTTTAGCTTAAGTCGTAAGTTAATCCGATATCAAACAGCGATTAATGCTATTGGTGATGTTACTAACTATATCGTCGAAGCAAAACCCGAAGCCCTTTGGCTATCTGAACTTTCTTCTGAATACACAAACATCCGAATTGAAGTCAATCAATTAGTTCAAAATATCGAGATGTATCAACAAATTATTAACTCTATTGTTGATGTATCGGAATCACTTTTTTCAAATCGTTTAAATAAAATTATGCAAACACTCACATCAATTACGCTTGTACTCTCAGTACCAACATTCATCACAAGTTTTTATGGCATGAACATCGACTTACCATTTCAAGATCACCCGCATGCTCTATTAATTGTTTTTATGTTTAGTTTTTTCTTAACTCTTGGGGTAGTCATATTCCTGCGTAAAAAAGACTACTTCTAAAAATCGACACGAACATTTAAGACTTTCCCAATCACTTCTACCGGCAACATCAACACTTCTTCTGCATTGTAATATTGCGTGGGATAGTCCGGGTTGGTTGCCTCAAGTATCATCAAATCATCTTTTAAAATAACACGCTTGACCGTCACTTCATCGCCTTGAATTAAAACAACAGCGATGTCACCCGAGACGATGTCTTGCGTTTTTTTTATGAAAATCAAATCACCCTCATAAATACGCGATCCCGTCATGGAATCACCCACAACCTTCAAAAAATAATCCCCTTGATCATACTCCCGTTTTGAAACTTCTTCATAAGCAATAATATCTTGATGGGCTAATAAGTCATACCCTGCTCTTACAACACCGAGAACGGGTTTAAAAAAATGATAAACCAAATAATCCGGAACATTGATTTTAAATAAATCTGACAAGCGTTCTTGCTTCTCTAAAGATATCTTTTTTATAATTCCTGCTTCCCACCGAGACACCGTCGATTTACTTACACCTACTGCATCCCCCACTTCTTCTAACGATAATTCATGCCGTGCTCTAAAAATCGAAACCAATTCTTGTAATGTCATAATCTCACCTCTTAACGTTATTATACGCAAAATGCAATCGCCAAACAACACGAGTGTTATTGTTGCGTAGTTCGATTGATTTACACAATATTTTAACTTATACTGAGTCTATTGAGGTGATTTTATGAAACAACGCTATATTCTACATTGTGATATTGACTACTGTTTTGCGCAAATTGAAATTATGAAAAACCCTTCCTTAGCCGATGTTCCAATGTGTGTTGGTGGTGATGAATCAAAACGACACGGTATCGTCCTAGCACGAAATCCGATAGCAAAGGCCAAGGGTGTGAAAACCGCAGAGACCTTAAATGAAGCTCGACGAAAATGTCCCGGTCTTGTGATTGTCCCTCCTTCATTTGATGACTACCTAACGATAAGTAATCAAGTTAAAGACATTTATCGCGAATATACGGATAAAGTTGAATCGTTTGGAATTGATGAAGCATGGGTTGATATTTCAGACTCTTTATTACTCTTTGGAAAACCGGGGGATATCGCCACCGAAATCCGCAAACGAATTAAAACAGAAATTGGTTTAACCGTCTCAATCGGTATGAGTTTTAATAAGATATTTGCGAAACTTGGATCCGATTTGAATAAACCTGATGGGCTAACGATTCTTATGGAATCTCATGTGAAATCGATGATTTGGCCGCTTCCCGTCCAAGATTTACTCTACGTTGGTCCTAGCACCCAAAAGAGTTTAAATAAAATGGGCATTCGCACCATTGGTGATCTTGCATGTGCGGATGAAAATCAGTTACACACTCATATTGGCAAAATGGGGAGTTTACTAAAGTCTTTTGCGAATGGTGATGATACTTCAGAGGTGAATCCACACACCGACCCTGCCAAATCAGTCGGTAATGGCATGACCACCCCGCAAGACCTTGTCTCAATCGAAGAAGTCCGACGCGTTTTATTTGTACTTGCGGAGTCTGTTTCAAGCCGGTGTCGTAACATTGAGAAAAAGGGAAGTGTCTTACGAATATGCATTCGTAATAACCAGCTTGAAACCCTATCAAGACAAAAGAAACTCAATCAACCTACTAATACGGTCGATCAAATTGTGAATGAATCGCTTTTCCTCATCGAACGCTATTGGGACCAAAAACAGCCTTTACGCAGTATCACCATTACACTTAGTGATCTCGTTTCCACCACCCAACCCATTCAACTATCTCTCTTTGATGAACCAGTATCCGCAATTGATGAAACCTTAGACAGCATTCGAGATCGCTTTGGACATCATGCCATCAAACGAGCCAATGTCCTGCTTCAAAAAAACCTCGAGAAACGAAACCCCAAAGCTCATATCACCAGTTTTGGTCATAACCAATAAAAAACACCTCATCTGGAACTGACCTAGTTCCGTGGGACTAAAGAAAAAAACCTCTTGTATGAGAATTATTGTAAAATAGTTCAATATAGGAGGTTTTTATATGGGAACACGAACTATGCATAGCTATGAGACAAAGATGAAAGTTATAGAAATGAAATTGGCAGGCTACTCAAGCAGGTTTATTCAGACTGAACTTGGAATAAAAAATGTAACACAAGTCAAAACATGGTGGAGATGGTATCGAAATGGTGAACACTATCGATTTTCTCAACCGGTAGGCAAGCAATATACTTTTGGAAAAGGGCCTGAAGGAGACACGGTCGAAGAAACACAAAGACTTAGAATTAAATCTTTGGAGCAACAAATTGAACTATTAAAAAAGTATTTGGAAAGAGAAAGGATGTGGTTCCTGAAATAATCATCAAGCTCGTTGAAGAGTATCGCAACACTGTATCTATTAAAGATATCTTGAATCTTTTTGGGGTACCTAAGTCAACGTATTACCGTTGGACTAAAAAAGAGCAACTAGAGTCTAATAATTATTCTGTCAATGAAGCATTAGTAATTGAACTTTGTAAAGAAAATAAATTTCGTTATGGATATCGAAAAATAACTGCATTAATTCGAAAAGAAAGAATTATCAATAAGAACACTGTTCAAAAAATAATGCAGAAACACCAATGTCAATGCCGTGTTAAGGTCAAACGGTATAGAAAAAACAAAAATCCGAAGATCATTATGCCCAATATCATTAATCGCGACTTTAAATCACTACGTCCTCTAGAGAAATTGGTGACAGATATCACTTACATCCCTTATGGCCATAAGATGCTCTATTTATCAACGATCATGGATTTATATAATGGTGAGATTATTGCGTCTACATTGAGTGACAGACAAAACCTAGAATGTGTGGTTGATACATTAAATCAACTTCCGGATATCGTTCAGCCATGTATTCTTCATTCTGATCAAGGGAGTGTCTATACATCAAAAGAGTATCAACTCAAAGTAAAAAATAAAAGCATTACCATGAGTATGTCCCGTAAGGGGACACCCGCTGATAATGCTCCTATCGAATCGTTTCATGCCTCGCTAAAGTGTGAAACATTCGAATTAAACCCAGAACTAAAGGGTTCTACTGAAATTGTATCACAAACTGTGATAAACTATTTAAAATATTACAATGAAAATCGAATACAAGAAAAGCTAGGATATCAATCTCCCGTAAATTATCGGTTAACTTCATCCTAACTTGGTTTTTTCTTTAGTCCCACGGAACTAGGTCAGTTCCTCTCGAAGTGTTTTTTTATGATTCTACTGGATGTTCTCGAGGGAAATTCATAACAACCTTAAATACATCGTCATCGACTGACCAAGTTGTTACTCCACCTAGTTGTTCAATGGTTTTGCGAACAATTTTAGATCCAAGTCCTCGTGACCCTTTATCCGTTGTTTTGGTGCTCTCCAAATCTTCATGATAAATCCCATCGAAACGATTGGAAATCATGACATCAATCCAATGATCACGAAGTTTCGATTTAACTGTAACGAAACGCTGTTCTTTCGGTAAAAGCAATACTGCTTCATATGCATTCTTAAGGAGATTTGTAAAAATGCGCACGATTTCAAGCTCCGTTAATTTAATCGTTTCATCCCAGTAGAGTGTACATTCAAAGGTAATTCCGTCATTGGTACACGTATTCGCAAATTCCTGCATAATCGCATCCAGTAAACCATAATTCGAATATGTCGGATGAGTCGTTAAACCATCAGACATTTGAACCCCCATCTCATCTAAAATATGAATTGCCGTTTCATAATCATTTTTTCTTAACAAGGTATTGATAGTTGAGAGTGTATTTTTATAATCATGACGAAACTCACGAAACGATTGTGTATAAACTTGATACGACTTATAGTGTTTTACCTGCATATCCAATTGTTTTTGAAGCGCGACAGTTTGTTTTTCATATTCTAGTGCTTCACACGATCTTACGGAATTTGCTACTACAATTGCAGCGACCCCCATAACCACGATACAAGTAAAGAGATACATAAGCGTGAACCATTGATCATTGGCTGTATAACGCCCCCCAAAACTAACAATTGTCAAATAAAAACCCAGGGATAATTTCATAGTCGTCACAAATAAAACTTGATCTGTATTCCGAAATAAAGCCTGAATTCGGGATGTCGTAACAGAAAATTTTTGAAGAATTATAAATAAAACAATCACAAAAATACAAGTAGTTTGAAAGCTGATCAAGTCACTCATCTTTCCCGATGCAATATAACGAATTGGCATACCTGTAATTAACGAATACATACAAAACACAAAAGCGCGTACAGTATAGAAATAGAATACATGCCGAACACTTGCATATGCAGCCATTGTCGTTGATATTTTATAAATAATTTTAAAACTAATAAACATAACTAAAAGCATGAAAAGATAGCTGACGTATGCTTCAAAATCAAAGCGTCGCGAAAAAAGAACTAATATCGAACTTAAAATCATACAAATTGCCAACGAAATA is a genomic window of Erysipelothrix amsterdamensis containing:
- a CDS encoding FtsX-like permease family protein, coding for MYSKLALRNVKKSYRDFFIYFITLTFSVSLFYVFSSFGAQASIMNLSTSQGSMVEALIRIMNAMSIVAAVVFAFLILYANHFLIKRRHQELGVYTLLGMPKRYISRILIYETLYIGVFSLGSGLLLGLALSQITTLLSAKVLSVSTQYHFVFSMSATFKTILCFMMIFIVVMIFNGVILNKYKLIDLLRSKRQNETLKVRKTWMSVVIFILACVLIGYAYKLALKPLELIRLLPLVLVTGALGTFMLFLSFSGFMLKFMQINQKRYNKGLNSFVFRQVSAKISSTYKMMSVITLMLLIAIGALATAFNLNYVLGNEVEKATGYDVSVVVSGSEGQDYSSLFEDVVGLKNHVSASIYDLGLEAEAMGMHEDIYRNQRILFMTQSDFNALRMHEGFEPIDLSEQEIFFQKAPTAGLQNTDLVKLKSIEVLGESFNLQANHDVKPVRVANGSMIHGALFVVNDSYLPTLKSQMISNDAWNQNTFVYNIDVDGAQNVLVSTIQDSLEGKSLGLYHSIISSDEVKESMNGTELLFTYVGLYLGLVFLLSSVVVLALQQLSEASDNQARYRVLSKLGADSKLIKNSILKQISIYFFLPLIIALIHAYVGIKAMNVNLNLAGLAPDTMMPAILTTSAIIVMYLVYFIITCVSSKVITLED
- a CDS encoding ABC transporter permease, whose translation is MIIKMAFKNVRKSYKDYTVYFVTLAFSVALFYIFGSFEDQAVILELTNQMGRTFKLVSEALNVISVIVVVIFAFLIVYANNFIIGRRKQEFGLYMLLGMSRFKMSLILMSETFLIGLAALFMGLFTGYILSQITGVMMGTILAVPIHYQFIFSINGARRTIYCFSGIFILIMFLNQRKLHKITLNELFNAHRTQEMMPKGSVGWTLFQLISALAILIFDYLWVLKAGQLIFFMPIIVGIGIFATILLFKSLAGFVERIVRLGRARYYTNLNMFVMRQVSNKIRSTYRVMAVVSITLLFGITILATGLNLNKRISISAEETVPYDLTLTYMYDDLGVSKNYKADLGLDEYFEEGFQVNLYRSESFSTDILVPSGDIEEDIEPLREPLALVTLSDYNKVRTFHKKPVLKLDQNQLYFQPDYNSLVTMRTPLVDILDYRKPLIFDNQEFRLQPYDKENFVIISNQSNGYPILVVNDQDFNHIKATWPDIFIKTIVSGNLLNSSEAEIERIVEQVNLKQKDDPTEYYATDILSRYNSGLTGMGTEIIIAAVGLYVGMVLLIVSLVILALQQLSEASDNQARYETLRKIGVSSNMINRALLKQTALYFFMPLGVALVHTVIGLIAVERNLNLINLGYPSNVLSISTVAIVFLFYLIYFVITYMNSKRIIRPHRN
- a CDS encoding GyrI-like domain-containing protein; this encodes MNLFIREDIRTNSLDDPEFEQKLASMWERFNTSLPHYDAAKYAVYTDYKTDYKGLYSLGLATEYEQTSELLVVDDRNDYQVFPVDITDDFGILNTWKLIWSLETSGKLNRAYTIDFEKYYEDGRIDIFIAVE
- a CDS encoding translation initiation factor IF-2, producing the protein MKTHLKTMIRSYEIRNDKRREHDEKTQNKPMLSEMSAEEQAIGQALSSFVITTIITL
- a CDS encoding FtsX-like permease family protein codes for the protein MYLKIALRNVKKSYKDYSVYFITLTFSVALFYIFGSFEQQSSILKMTSGQGQAVQALVTTMNVMSAIISVVFAFLILYANQFLIRRRQKELGLYTLLGMPKKTISKILTYETLYIGVISLLSGLILGYVGSQLTAIASARLLKANVNYHFIFSIKATIKTILSFSAIFIIVLLFNGKVVRKHKVIELFQAERVNETTENKHPIILFIIGIVLLVLAYKWALVPIHLVLFMPFIIALGSFATFIVFKALSGFMLKFMQMNQRIYFKNLNVFVFRQVASKVNTTYKMMAVVSLLLLFGIATLATGFNLNSVMDEQVKRNTPFDYTLMIPYSTSNRDRDVETFLGQQKADALVSMNIYNSEYTVEVLQNIVEVGKNEQTPRLYLADLNDYNTMRELHGLPTIALKNQTVYPYGLKHNYKDYKSNTRLISLGNEVLDVIDDQNITDMSVRNGDFNDIILFMSTETLQKIQSAQTNPVTMTTIYNINADQSAVVQTSIEQKLLELGYDQNDIISVSSEELFEMLLGIELVFTFMGLYLGVVFLISSGVILALQQLSEANDNQARYRVLSKLGTDSKMINQSIFKQVALYFFIPLLLAAIHAWVGIRAVNVNLDLAGLKASSIVPTCLTCFGVMAIYLIYFSATYFGSKSIIKGN